From a single Pirellulaceae bacterium genomic region:
- the cysS gene encoding cysteine--tRNA ligase, translating to MEIRFYNSLTRSADLFEPVDGHIVKMYSCGPTVYDFAHIGNFRSFLAADLVRRFLEAVGYEVRHVMNITDVGHMTDDATADGSGEDKMQVAARRLREDKKSGRAPQGCVADPDNPFEVAAYYRDAFLEDGKQLGLKVASEYPQRVLCATQYISRMIDTIQQLIQRGHAYVGGDGVVYYDVKSFPDYGRLSGNTLDKMDNLQEGASGRLDAKDQANKRNPADFMLWKADPHHVMKWDSPWGAGYPGWHIECSSMAMHIFESPTIDIHTGGEDLIFPHHECEIAQSRGASGSDCFARFWLHTRFLMVEGRKMSKRDGNFYTVRDILSGKATGGEVHPAALRYELIRTQYSAQCNFTKKGLVDSANAVRRLSEFAERVESQAKGRIAEVDLSHPVIAQFLGALADNLNISAALAVVHQWLAAPVTDAAQAAAVLRVIDSVLGIVELTRQSRPTGDEDEVAVLCREIDEARRRKDFTAADVHRKTLVERGYEVRSTAEGTVAKRKMA from the coding sequence ATGGAAATTCGCTTTTACAATTCACTGACCCGTTCGGCGGACCTATTCGAGCCGGTCGATGGCCACATTGTCAAAATGTACAGTTGCGGGCCAACGGTCTACGATTTCGCGCACATCGGCAATTTTCGTTCCTTTTTAGCCGCTGACCTGGTGCGGCGTTTTCTAGAGGCGGTGGGCTATGAAGTTCGGCATGTGATGAACATCACCGATGTTGGCCATATGACCGACGACGCCACAGCCGACGGTTCTGGTGAGGACAAGATGCAAGTCGCCGCTAGGCGACTCAGGGAAGACAAGAAGAGCGGTCGAGCGCCGCAAGGCTGTGTTGCCGATCCCGACAATCCTTTTGAAGTTGCTGCTTATTACCGCGACGCGTTCCTGGAGGACGGCAAGCAGCTGGGGTTGAAAGTTGCATCTGAGTATCCGCAGCGCGTGCTGTGCGCAACGCAATACATTTCGCGGATGATCGACACGATCCAGCAACTGATTCAGCGCGGTCATGCGTATGTGGGTGGTGATGGCGTGGTGTACTACGATGTGAAATCGTTTCCCGACTACGGACGACTCAGCGGCAACACGCTAGACAAAATGGACAATCTGCAAGAGGGTGCCAGCGGACGGTTGGATGCCAAGGATCAAGCCAACAAGCGCAACCCAGCCGACTTTATGTTATGGAAGGCCGATCCGCATCACGTGATGAAGTGGGATTCGCCGTGGGGTGCTGGATATCCTGGTTGGCACATCGAGTGTTCGTCGATGGCCATGCACATTTTTGAAAGCCCAACCATTGACATCCACACCGGTGGTGAAGATTTAATATTCCCGCATCATGAATGCGAGATCGCTCAATCGCGCGGTGCCTCGGGCAGCGACTGTTTTGCTCGCTTCTGGCTGCATACGCGATTCTTGATGGTCGAAGGCCGCAAGATGTCGAAGCGCGATGGCAACTTCTACACCGTACGCGACATTTTGAGCGGCAAGGCGACCGGTGGCGAGGTTCATCCAGCGGCGCTGCGATACGAATTGATTCGCACCCAGTATTCGGCTCAGTGCAATTTCACCAAGAAGGGCTTGGTCGATTCGGCCAATGCGGTGAGACGTCTGAGCGAGTTTGCTGAGCGCGTTGAGTCACAGGCCAAGGGGCGGATCGCTGAAGTTGACTTGAGTCATCCGGTCATTGCGCAATTTTTAGGTGCGCTGGCCGACAATTTGAACATTAGCGCGGCGCTGGCCGTAGTGCATCAGTGGTTGGCTGCGCCAGTAACTGACGCTGCACAGGCTGCGGCGGTATTGCGAGTCATCGACAGCGTGCTTGGCATCGTCGAGTTGACGCGCCAGTCCCGTCCCACAGGTGACGAGGATGAGGTGGCCGTACTGTGCCGCGAGATCGACGAGGCACGCCGTCGAAAAGACTTCACGGCCGCTGATGTTCATCGCAAAACCCTGGTCGAGCGTGGCTACGAAGTGCGGTCGACGGCTGAAGGTACCGTAGCGAAGCGAAAAATGGCCTAG
- a CDS encoding zinc ABC transporter substrate-binding protein, producing MLVKSARVCSLLIYVALTAVLGCRPSGSVGYGVGPSDTVPVVATYSILADWVHRVGGDRVRVTTLVGVGGDTHTYEPTPQDSVALTKAAIVFENGLEYEGWLDDLFQSSRSQARRVAVTRDISPRRQRCQCHDSECDPHVWHSIGNAISMVGVIADELSQADPDHAADYRRRAQEYTLELKELDSEIRQYVDSIPQQNRTLVVGHNSFGYFADDYGFQVLSLLDSFSSEATDPSAMKLGSLIRRIRELELPSIFAENTLDAKLTEQVAREAGVGVVAALYTDALGPADSPAATYVSMMRHNAKTIAESLR from the coding sequence ATGCTCGTGAAGAGTGCCAGGGTATGTAGTCTGCTTATTTATGTAGCGCTTACAGCCGTCCTGGGCTGCCGTCCATCAGGCTCGGTCGGCTACGGAGTAGGGCCATCCGATACGGTCCCCGTCGTTGCCACCTATAGCATCTTGGCCGATTGGGTTCATCGAGTGGGCGGGGATCGCGTGCGGGTAACGACGTTGGTTGGCGTCGGTGGTGACACCCACACCTACGAGCCAACTCCGCAAGACAGTGTCGCGCTGACCAAAGCAGCTATTGTATTTGAAAATGGGCTTGAGTATGAAGGCTGGTTGGATGATCTGTTCCAAAGCAGTCGCAGCCAGGCTCGGCGCGTGGCCGTTACCCGCGATATTTCGCCGCGCAGGCAGCGCTGTCAATGTCACGATTCGGAGTGTGACCCGCACGTGTGGCATTCCATTGGCAACGCCATTAGCATGGTAGGTGTTATCGCCGACGAACTGTCCCAGGCCGACCCAGACCACGCAGCGGACTACCGTCGCCGCGCCCAAGAGTACACGCTTGAACTGAAAGAACTAGATTCTGAAATTCGCCAGTACGTTGATTCGATTCCTCAGCAAAATCGAACGCTGGTTGTTGGTCACAATTCGTTTGGCTATTTTGCTGACGACTATGGATTTCAAGTGCTCAGCCTGTTGGATTCATTTTCCAGCGAGGCTACCGACCCATCGGCGATGAAGTTAGGGTCGCTGATTCGTCGCATTCGCGAGCTGGAGTTGCCGTCTATATTTGCCGAGAACACGCTGGATGCCAAACTGACCGAGCAAGTCGCTCGCGAGGCGGGAGTCGGCGTGGTTGCAGCGCTGTATACGGACGCGCTGGGACCAGCCGATTCGCCAGCCGCAACGTATGTGAGTATGATGCGCCACAACGCCAAGACCATTGCGGAATCGCTGCGCTGA
- a CDS encoding ABC transporter ATP-binding protein, whose product MNHCCQGDSDSLLTGPIRCPGQEPGWPYGGRGHRDPVDGYPALQVEDLFVSYELTQQPAVAGISLDVQSGQRIALIGYNGAGKSTLLKAAAGLVRPQSGTVRVYGNAVGACHHRTAYLPQRSDIDWQFPITVADLVMTGRYVHLGWFRRPGRQDRQHVAVALQRLGIADLAQRQISRLSGGQQQRVLIARALVQGASLFLLDEPLNAVDEATRDIVDQVLSDHASRGGSVLVATHDLGRLSESFDVAIYLQGGRIDSVQALPGGRCAGQKFPSGQRQPRSVQD is encoded by the coding sequence ATGAACCATTGCTGCCAAGGGGACTCTGATTCACTGCTGACTGGGCCCATTCGCTGTCCAGGGCAAGAGCCTGGGTGGCCCTATGGTGGTCGCGGGCATCGCGATCCCGTAGACGGATATCCCGCGCTGCAGGTCGAGGATCTATTTGTCAGCTACGAATTGACTCAGCAGCCCGCAGTGGCCGGTATCTCGCTGGATGTTCAAAGCGGTCAGCGCATTGCTTTGATCGGCTACAACGGAGCGGGCAAGAGCACGTTGCTCAAGGCGGCCGCCGGTTTGGTTCGCCCTCAATCAGGCACTGTCCGAGTTTACGGGAACGCTGTAGGTGCCTGCCACCATCGCACCGCCTACTTGCCGCAGCGCAGCGATATCGACTGGCAATTTCCCATCACCGTGGCCGATTTGGTGATGACCGGGCGCTATGTGCACCTGGGCTGGTTTCGACGGCCCGGCAGACAAGATCGACAGCACGTAGCGGTTGCCTTGCAGCGGCTGGGAATCGCAGACCTTGCCCAGCGCCAAATCTCGCGACTCTCAGGTGGACAGCAGCAACGGGTGTTAATCGCCCGCGCTCTGGTGCAGGGAGCTAGTCTGTTTCTGCTCGACGAGCCGCTCAACGCGGTTGACGAAGCAACGCGCGACATCGTCGATCAAGTATTGTCGGACCACGCCAGTCGCGGTGGTAGCGTTTTGGTGGCTACGCACGACTTGGGACGGTTGTCCGAATCGTTTGATGTGGCCATCTACTTGCAAGGGGGACGCATCGACAGTGTGCAAGCACTGCCCGGTGGTCGCTGCGCAGGACAGAAGTTCCCATCCGGCCAACGGCAACCGCGGTCGGTTCAGGACTGA
- a CDS encoding metal ABC transporter permease encodes MNLLLEPLEHAFMRQALLASLLVSITCSLLGVYIVLRRMAFFGEAIAHTTMPGLVIAYLNRWNLLVGAILAAVLAALGIGWLSRGQRMREDTAIGVVFTGMFALGIVLITRTKSYRDFSHMLFGNVLGVTPSDLWGIAIVCGVVCISLWLISKELMLTTVDPLHGQTIGLSAQRLRYILLILLALAVVTAIQAVGVVLTTALMVTPAATASIATRQLRWMFVWSVVVACLSSIGGLYASYYWSVSSGGAIVLACTLLFGIVFMLDRLRPHAA; translated from the coding sequence ATGAACCTGCTGCTGGAACCACTTGAGCACGCTTTCATGCGCCAAGCGCTGTTGGCCAGTCTGCTGGTGAGCATCACGTGCTCGCTGCTGGGCGTGTACATCGTGCTGCGACGGATGGCATTTTTTGGAGAGGCCATTGCACATACCACGATGCCTGGGTTAGTCATCGCCTATCTAAATCGCTGGAATTTGTTGGTCGGAGCCATCCTGGCCGCCGTACTGGCCGCGCTGGGGATCGGATGGCTGAGTCGTGGACAGCGCATGCGCGAAGACACCGCCATCGGAGTCGTCTTTACCGGCATGTTCGCACTGGGTATTGTGCTGATCACTCGCACCAAGAGCTATCGTGATTTTTCGCACATGCTGTTTGGCAATGTCCTGGGAGTCACTCCGTCGGACCTGTGGGGCATTGCCATCGTCTGTGGCGTCGTCTGCATCAGTTTGTGGCTGATCAGCAAAGAACTGATGCTCACCACGGTCGATCCGCTGCACGGCCAGACGATCGGGCTCAGCGCCCAGCGCTTGCGTTACATACTGCTGATTTTGCTAGCGCTGGCTGTCGTCACCGCCATTCAAGCCGTCGGCGTCGTCCTCACCACCGCGCTGATGGTCACGCCCGCCGCCACCGCCTCGATTGCGACTCGACAACTGCGTTGGATGTTTGTGTGGTCGGTCGTGGTCGCCTGTCTGAGCAGCATCGGAGGACTGTACGCCTCGTACTACTGGTCCGTCTCCAGCGGTGGCGCCATCGTGTTGGCCTGCACCCTGCTATTTGGCATCGTCTTCATGCTCGACCGCCTCCGCCCTCACGCAGCCTGA
- a CDS encoding MotA/TolQ/ExbB proton channel family protein translates to MGYGQPQNYQAPVNAGNYGGGNLQNQPAMRVAAMPGQPTTNPQPSGGAPSLTSVESESDKIDTSGLLSILRAGGSLMFPILLCSFVLVVFILERLLFLRRGRIIPKPFVRGVIEQLEQQQLDQEEALALCEDNGSPTAELFTAALKRWGRPAVEMEQAVMDAGAHITSQLKKYLRLFNAISNLTPLLGLLGTVLGMIDAFNSIAQADAMGRPELLASGIGAALLTTAFGLCVAIPAYTAYVYFLGRTDKLILEMDALVANVVELTSAEAQQSARSRSRSRKAA, encoded by the coding sequence ATGGGCTATGGTCAACCCCAGAATTATCAGGCGCCGGTTAATGCTGGCAACTACGGAGGTGGGAATTTGCAGAATCAACCTGCGATGCGGGTGGCGGCCATGCCCGGACAGCCCACAACCAATCCACAGCCTTCCGGCGGCGCGCCCAGCCTGACCTCCGTAGAGTCTGAGTCAGACAAGATAGATACCAGCGGTCTGCTAAGCATCCTGCGTGCAGGCGGCAGCTTAATGTTTCCAATTCTCTTGTGCTCGTTCGTGTTAGTCGTGTTCATATTGGAGCGCCTGCTGTTCCTGCGACGCGGCAGGATCATCCCTAAACCTTTTGTGCGCGGGGTGATCGAACAACTCGAACAACAACAACTCGATCAAGAAGAGGCGCTGGCCCTATGCGAAGACAACGGCAGCCCGACTGCGGAATTGTTCACGGCGGCACTCAAACGCTGGGGCAGACCGGCAGTCGAAATGGAGCAGGCGGTGATGGATGCGGGGGCGCACATCACCAGCCAACTCAAAAAATACCTGCGGCTATTCAACGCCATCAGCAATTTAACGCCACTGCTCGGACTACTGGGCACTGTACTGGGGATGATCGACGCCTTCAATTCAATCGCTCAAGCCGACGCCATGGGGCGGCCTGAACTGTTGGCCAGCGGTATCGGGGCGGCCCTGCTGACAACAGCCTTTGGCCTGTGCGTAGCGATCCCGGCATACACCGCGTACGTCTACTTTTTGGGACGAACCGACAAACTCATTTTGGAAATGGATGCACTGGTTGCCAACGTGGTCGAGCTGACGAGTGCCGAAGCTCAGCAAAGCGCTCGGTCACGCAGCAGGTCGCGTAAGGCCGCCTGA
- a CDS encoding biopolymer transporter ExbD: MPLKTSSLEELPSVNLTPMIDVVFLLIIFFMVGTQFSKQERQVDIRLPGISGTNAANAAPQRREVQIAANGMVYLEGQPVTLLELTRRLTDIKRRSPDLSVAVRADAQARQLDVVPVLGAINKAGVTNMAMLGLQNDRLR, encoded by the coding sequence ATGCCACTGAAAACCAGTTCGCTGGAAGAGTTGCCATCGGTGAATCTGACGCCGATGATCGATGTGGTTTTTCTATTGATTATCTTCTTCATGGTAGGAACGCAATTTAGCAAGCAAGAGCGTCAGGTTGATATCCGCTTGCCAGGCATCTCTGGAACAAATGCCGCCAATGCTGCTCCGCAAAGACGCGAAGTGCAAATCGCTGCCAATGGCATGGTCTATTTAGAAGGTCAGCCAGTTACGTTGCTGGAGCTGACACGGCGACTGACGGATATTAAGCGACGCTCCCCCGATCTATCAGTGGCTGTGCGGGCCGATGCTCAGGCACGCCAGTTAGACGTGGTACCGGTCTTGGGGGCCATCAACAAGGCGGGAGTCACCAATATGGCGATGCTGGGACTGCAGAATGATCGGCTGCGGTAA
- a CDS encoding terpene cyclase/mutase family protein produces MSWVDPIFERTWQAWAYLTTPRGLAIASGIGFALLAIFFLLASRTRWGQSKPLTKCIVLSVLAHVWLLMYAVGHRPLLPQGNPSGSQPAIMLVYEEPIEEMVPVSADESEVENPPAPESTAAHTPTASLPAADELTFADLLKTMELLDAPTKPSQPEIASTEEQPVPEMTELVDATRIEPDADVPAPTTPISSVDSTAAHGAAAPVADAQTVTNVLPQVEITSLSSQYRLRQAPNRLQIASAYGADADTEAAVDAALVWLAGAQSEDGSWNAARFGGGTETRVLGENRSGTGGRADTGVSGLALLAMLSAGHTHRDGPYRQVVERGLTYLMQAQMPSGDLSGPKQIGNDISVVNARMYCHSIAMLALAEAYAMTGEPALRGTLLKATEYSIKAQDSRGGGWRYQPGDPGDLSLFGWQAMALSSLQRSGIQIPQEVQYRMRRFLDSCAAGRGGLARYRPGEGAPSETMTAEALACRFLLNYPIATEARREAVDFITRTLPGSQPDNVYFWYYATLALFQLQDEHWWSWNAALKARLLETQQPAYASQPGSWNPDGMWGGYGGRVYSTAMSCLCLEVYYRYLPLYQHSSVAGGLRSSSR; encoded by the coding sequence ATGTCTTGGGTGGACCCGATCTTCGAACGAACTTGGCAGGCGTGGGCTTATCTGACAACGCCGCGCGGGCTGGCCATCGCCAGCGGCATCGGTTTTGCGCTGCTGGCGATATTCTTTCTGCTGGCTTCGCGGACTCGCTGGGGACAATCCAAGCCATTGACCAAGTGCATCGTGCTTAGCGTGCTGGCGCATGTGTGGCTGCTGATGTATGCCGTGGGACACCGTCCGCTGTTACCGCAAGGCAATCCCAGCGGTAGCCAGCCAGCGATCATGCTGGTGTATGAAGAACCGATCGAAGAGATGGTACCTGTTTCAGCAGATGAATCCGAGGTGGAAAATCCGCCAGCGCCCGAATCGACCGCTGCTCACACGCCGACGGCAAGTCTTCCGGCTGCTGATGAGCTTACATTTGCAGATTTGTTGAAGACGATGGAGTTGTTGGACGCACCCACTAAGCCCAGCCAACCGGAGATTGCCTCAACTGAGGAGCAGCCAGTACCGGAGATGACCGAATTGGTTGACGCGACGCGCATCGAGCCTGATGCTGATGTGCCAGCGCCCACCACACCGATATCATCTGTCGATTCAACTGCTGCCCATGGAGCTGCAGCACCTGTCGCCGATGCGCAAACGGTGACAAATGTGCTTCCCCAAGTAGAGATTACTTCGCTATCAAGCCAATATCGACTGCGGCAGGCACCCAATCGACTACAAATTGCCAGCGCCTATGGTGCGGACGCGGATACCGAAGCGGCAGTGGATGCCGCGTTGGTTTGGCTGGCTGGGGCTCAGTCAGAAGATGGAAGCTGGAATGCAGCCCGGTTTGGTGGCGGCACAGAAACTCGAGTCTTGGGTGAAAATCGTTCGGGGACAGGTGGGCGAGCCGATACGGGTGTCAGCGGACTAGCGCTGTTGGCTATGTTGTCGGCTGGTCATACGCACCGCGACGGACCGTACCGCCAGGTTGTCGAGCGCGGGCTGACCTATTTGATGCAAGCACAAATGCCGTCTGGTGATCTGTCAGGTCCAAAGCAGATTGGTAACGACATCAGCGTTGTCAATGCACGCATGTATTGTCACAGCATCGCCATGTTGGCCCTGGCCGAAGCTTACGCGATGACCGGGGAACCGGCTCTGCGCGGCACGTTGCTCAAGGCGACAGAGTATTCGATCAAAGCCCAAGATTCGCGCGGTGGTGGCTGGCGCTACCAGCCGGGGGATCCCGGTGACCTGAGCCTGTTTGGATGGCAAGCAATGGCGCTTAGCAGCTTGCAACGCTCCGGAATTCAGATTCCACAAGAAGTCCAGTACCGCATGCGGCGATTTCTGGACTCGTGCGCGGCCGGACGAGGAGGACTAGCCAGATATCGACCGGGTGAAGGCGCTCCTTCGGAGACGATGACCGCAGAAGCCTTGGCATGTCGATTTTTGTTGAATTATCCGATTGCGACCGAAGCTCGCCGCGAAGCTGTTGATTTCATCACCCGCACCCTACCGGGCTCACAGCCTGATAACGTCTACTTTTGGTACTACGCCACGCTGGCTCTATTTCAACTGCAAGATGAGCACTGGTGGTCGTGGAATGCAGCACTCAAAGCGCGACTGCTAGAGACTCAGCAGCCCGCCTACGCCAGCCAACCAGGCAGTTGGAACCCCGACGGCATGTGGGGCGGGTATGGCGGACGCGTGTACTCGACGGCCATGAGCTGTCTGTGTTTGGAGGTCTACTATCGCTACTTGCCGCTCTATCAACATTCCAGCGTAGCTGGTGGCTTACGTTCCAGCAGCCGCTGA
- the ruvX gene encoding Holliday junction resolvase RuvX produces the protein MSESHEPVTLIPSQGKLAGIDYGSVRIGVSICDATQCFVSPLHTYNRRNERLDARHFLELAHTEKLVGWIIGLPIHCDGQESQKSQEVRQFAGWLQEISSLPYAFCDERFSSREARTLMHDTGWSPQKKKKRLDGLAAYLILTHFLESRHALLPRSLEDRPKWKEGS, from the coding sequence ATGTCCGAGTCGCACGAGCCTGTCACTTTGATTCCCAGCCAGGGTAAATTGGCTGGGATTGACTACGGCAGCGTCCGCATCGGAGTTTCAATCTGTGACGCTACGCAGTGCTTTGTATCGCCACTGCACACCTACAATCGTCGCAATGAGAGGCTCGACGCAAGACACTTTTTGGAATTGGCCCACACCGAGAAACTTGTGGGTTGGATCATTGGCTTGCCTATTCACTGTGATGGTCAGGAGAGCCAAAAGTCTCAGGAAGTTCGACAGTTTGCGGGTTGGCTACAAGAAATCAGCTCCCTTCCCTACGCTTTTTGTGATGAGCGGTTCAGCTCGCGGGAAGCACGAACTCTCATGCACGATACCGGTTGGAGCCCGCAAAAAAAGAAGAAGCGTCTGGATGGTTTGGCAGCATATTTGATACTTACGCACTTCCTGGAGTCGCGTCATGCCCTCCTACCCCGCTCGCTGGAAGATCGTCCGAAGTGGAAAGAGGGGAGCTAA
- a CDS encoding HDOD domain-containing protein: MSAIATTDHKISLQEVLDSAQLPALPQTAVKLLELSQDANNGPAQFARPIEADPGLMGQVLRFVNSSYFGFSREIASVQQGLALVGVRTIKNFALWSAVFSLVPDPKFGPFDLKKLWQDSLRRAVFARLLGRKLKLANAEDLFAAALLQDMAIPLLLKELPEQYEQLIERRGKEQLRLSHLERDLFGWDHAQAAAALVRNWRLPEEFAVLIERHPDLDGLLSAKPPLLDAACVAIAALLPACQDTQWSDRSQFIAAVQQLASTNNDGICALLKDSDETFADFAPLMKLPPASVTLVEWFSAQA; the protein is encoded by the coding sequence ATGTCAGCCATAGCCACCACCGACCACAAAATTTCGTTACAGGAAGTTCTGGATTCAGCTCAGTTGCCGGCGCTTCCCCAAACGGCGGTTAAGCTGCTGGAGCTGTCTCAGGACGCCAACAATGGGCCAGCACAGTTCGCCAGACCCATCGAGGCCGATCCAGGCTTGATGGGACAGGTGCTGCGTTTTGTGAATTCAAGCTACTTTGGTTTTTCGCGCGAGATTGCTTCGGTGCAACAAGGCTTGGCGCTGGTAGGTGTACGAACCATCAAGAATTTTGCGCTGTGGAGCGCAGTCTTTAGCTTAGTCCCCGACCCAAAGTTTGGACCATTCGACCTCAAGAAACTGTGGCAGGATTCGCTGCGCCGCGCCGTTTTTGCTCGGCTGTTGGGACGGAAGCTCAAGTTAGCTAATGCCGAAGACCTGTTCGCTGCCGCTCTTCTGCAGGATATGGCAATTCCGTTGTTGCTGAAAGAATTACCCGAACAGTATGAACAGCTCATCGAACGCCGTGGCAAGGAGCAGTTGCGATTGTCTCACCTGGAGCGCGATCTGTTTGGTTGGGATCACGCTCAGGCCGCTGCAGCGCTGGTTCGCAATTGGCGATTGCCGGAAGAATTTGCCGTATTGATCGAACGCCATCCGGATTTAGACGGCTTGTTGTCGGCGAAGCCTCCACTGTTAGATGCTGCTTGTGTGGCCATCGCTGCACTACTTCCTGCCTGTCAGGACACGCAATGGTCGGATCGCAGCCAATTCATTGCTGCCGTCCAGCAACTTGCATCGACAAACAATGATGGAATTTGTGCATTACTGAAGGACAGTGACGAGACGTTTGCTGACTTCGCGCCGCTTATGAAGTTACCGCCAGCCTCGGTGACGCTGGTCGAATGGTTCTCCGCACAGGCGTAA
- a CDS encoding GMC family oxidoreductase — protein sequence MQSKPDQSVDQPPVPARQSTKRSRVGNEIQRRGFVTLLAGALGTLAKPTAQAANPFGKLTGRQRSGGSVYKSRAMEDYQRSLSQFGGRLASPLSELTHSCARQVPWQFDVLIVGSGYGASTVAARLAQRRLPGTRIAILERGREWVPGTFPDRVSGLLDESRLNLFGPRRGTVDKATGLFDVRQCDEITVLSGSGLGGTSLINANVAIRPDAEVFLPQAWPMALRHREILDPYYSRAEYELGVSQEPYDHSPKMIASRVAGQHLSRCGAQWQPASITVTRTGSCPANALPIVNRQGMLQRGCIDCGDCLMGCNVGAKNSLVMNYLPLAKRSGAELYTGVEVQFVRKVQFGYEVHCLFHTQLPDGQIQSQAGCLTSRMVVLGAGSLGSTEILMRSGCHGLSLSPRLGCNWTGNGDALGFVRKSQIPTGIAGHSAYPAERYPVGPTIQTNLTFPNRPPAERLLIQEGAAPRAYTAALGVLMRNPRLDQTLVLLGMGHDGAEGRIELNEHGNAEVLWPGLLDSPYRQMIRAEFSRVAQALGGQYEFLRVFGDRMVSVHPLGGCGMADDVARGVVNDGGQVFDPITGGLHAGLYVIDGAILPTSLACNPLLTITALAERSSDKIVNDPQLSDLFFAAQSS from the coding sequence ATGCAGTCAAAGCCGGACCAATCTGTAGACCAGCCGCCGGTGCCTGCGCGCCAGTCGACCAAGCGCAGTCGAGTAGGAAACGAGATTCAGAGGCGCGGATTTGTGACCTTGTTGGCAGGTGCGCTTGGCACCCTGGCCAAACCCACTGCGCAGGCGGCAAATCCATTCGGCAAACTAACAGGTCGGCAACGTTCGGGGGGATCGGTTTACAAATCACGGGCCATGGAGGACTACCAGCGTAGCCTCAGTCAATTCGGCGGTCGCTTGGCCTCGCCACTGTCGGAACTGACACACTCCTGTGCTCGCCAAGTTCCTTGGCAATTTGACGTGCTGATAGTCGGCTCGGGATACGGTGCGTCTACGGTGGCCGCGCGACTGGCCCAACGCCGCCTGCCTGGAACGCGAATCGCCATTCTGGAACGAGGCCGTGAGTGGGTGCCGGGCACGTTTCCGGATCGAGTTTCAGGATTGCTCGACGAATCTCGACTAAACCTGTTTGGCCCGCGCCGTGGAACAGTAGATAAGGCTACGGGTCTGTTTGATGTGCGACAGTGTGATGAAATCACGGTGCTCAGCGGAAGTGGACTGGGAGGTACATCACTCATCAACGCCAATGTAGCTATCCGGCCTGACGCGGAAGTTTTTCTTCCGCAGGCTTGGCCCATGGCTTTGCGGCACCGCGAAATATTGGATCCCTACTACAGCCGAGCCGAGTATGAGTTGGGCGTGAGCCAAGAACCGTACGATCATTCGCCCAAAATGATCGCCTCGCGAGTGGCCGGTCAACACCTCAGCCGCTGTGGCGCACAGTGGCAACCAGCTTCGATTACTGTCACCAGGACCGGCAGTTGTCCGGCCAATGCACTACCAATCGTCAATCGGCAAGGAATGCTCCAACGCGGTTGCATCGATTGCGGTGACTGTTTGATGGGATGCAACGTGGGCGCCAAGAACAGTTTAGTAATGAACTATTTGCCGTTGGCTAAACGGTCTGGAGCTGAACTGTACACGGGAGTTGAGGTGCAGTTTGTGCGCAAAGTTCAGTTTGGCTACGAGGTCCATTGCCTATTTCACACTCAATTGCCTGATGGGCAAATTCAATCGCAGGCCGGTTGTCTGACATCGCGAATGGTTGTACTGGGTGCGGGAAGTTTGGGAAGTACGGAAATCCTGATGCGTTCTGGCTGTCATGGGTTGAGCCTCTCGCCACGCCTGGGATGTAACTGGACGGGTAACGGCGATGCGCTGGGTTTTGTACGCAAGTCTCAAATTCCAACCGGTATTGCCGGGCATAGCGCCTACCCCGCTGAGCGATATCCGGTCGGCCCAACGATTCAAACAAATCTGACTTTTCCAAATCGTCCGCCAGCCGAGCGATTGTTAATTCAGGAGGGTGCTGCTCCGCGAGCCTACACCGCAGCGCTGGGAGTATTGATGCGCAATCCCCGGTTAGATCAGACGTTGGTCTTGTTGGGTATGGGCCACGATGGTGCGGAAGGTCGCATTGAGCTGAATGAACATGGAAATGCGGAGGTATTGTGGCCAGGACTGTTGGACAGTCCTTACCGGCAAATGATTCGTGCGGAATTTAGCCGCGTTGCTCAAGCACTGGGCGGCCAATACGAGTTCTTACGTGTGTTCGGTGATCGGATGGTCTCCGTGCATCCCTTAGGAGGCTGCGGAATGGCCGACGATGTCGCCCGCGGTGTCGTCAACGACGGCGGACAGGTATTTGACCCAATTACCGGTGGCTTGCATGCTGGCCTGTACGTGATTGACGGTGCCATATTGCCAACCTCATTGGCTTGCAATCCGCTGCTGACAATCACAGCGCTGGCCGAGCGCTCGAGCGACAAGATCGTCAACGATCCACAGCTATCTGACCTGTTCTTCGCGGCGCAGTCTAGCTGA